The Sphaeramia orbicularis chromosome 16, fSphaOr1.1, whole genome shotgun sequence genome window below encodes:
- the pbxip1b gene encoding LOW QUALITY PROTEIN: pre-B-cell leukemia homeobox interacting protein 1b (The sequence of the model RefSeq protein was modified relative to this genomic sequence to represent the inferred CDS: deleted 2 bases in 1 codon): protein MSGGSGTNNSWTILTSEETVAETLRPVAGGTEHHEGSHTSAAEGAVPSEGLPAEDHLLLEEKTTEPSGDKDVHKVAASSIPDIPVPTSLEVMSSCVPDSGSRSDKPPEATAQTNADPDSFSDSYTHISPSPDESPASPLSTETLGGLESIQEEERLTQEGTQHPVDGEELQQEEDESELSQGMTDLGKVADSPVDSEAGEERLETKGEEGEEVRRRRPLLAALERIGRTEEEEDEEEEFQVPQREEDSGLSLNKCILGAVILLGLGTIFFSGVFMDLDDESDYGARGLKDSEAPGKQDWLNPDVPPPAADADNTELLNKLAEGNQHITELQAQLQAQKEELKVAKGQAAEGAKERLQWEEVEKENSRLKKMMASLPVLQKENERMKRELESVPALQKELERLTSTVTELKLSSAAEAPVKAATSPSSGQIEHSRHSTADPAEKQARKPWNEQKEGKKKDWKKDKYDMGEKKEWREGENLNGKERKARKDGSKAEGKEKEWKKGKTEQGRFDKEKEGKQKKHSEEPKQWKGKEKEWKKDKASRGDEGKPWKDREGKNERMEKSEKDWKKSKHDKLNEGKEWRDKEQRKEWKSGKDHGEWQKSKDEWRGEKEWKKAKDGFKDSGKEKYEKKDQKEKGEKKEWKKDGDWKSKNGKDNSKEWKGQGERKHESKNHDKEWKEKDERRQWSSESKTGKDEKEWKRKDERKQRGNDKRLGEEGWKEKKHNAEWKKDKSSFRKHTEELKNSGDHDHHDHDEEHLWGERKPPHSHRRPSPNQPEYWVHKRDRLQHSTRPQQTCASTEACAQADRVRLVHLTEFQTTLQTYLSKAEEAGVDSSTTDELRRLAAEFFKDGLFVHDQMSFQDYVEDIGDILEDMVEENENEEEEDSAIEDEMEGFELEVMQKFSVPGAGEEEKIKGEWRKESVRGRG, encoded by the exons ATGTCTGGAGGCAGCGGTACCAACAACAGCTGGACCATTCTCACATCTGAG gagACAGTTGCTGAAACCCTGAGGCCTGTGGCAGGGGGAACAGAGCACCATGAAGGAAGCCATACATCTGCAGCAG aggGTGCTGTGCCTTCAGAGGGGCTCCCTGCAGAGGACCACCTG CTATTGGAGGAAAAAACAACCGAGCCAAGTGGAGACAAAGACGTCCACAAAGTCGCGGCCTCCTCCATTCCTGACATCCCTGTTCCCACATCATTGGAAGTCATGAGCAGCTGTGTCCCCGACAGTGGAAGCCGATCAGACAAACCACCTGAAGCCACAGCACAGACCAACGCTGATCCTGACTCATTCTCTGATTCCTACACCCACATAAGCCCCTCTCCTGATGAGAGCCCAGCATCACCACTGAGCACTGAGACTCTGGGGGGGCTGGAGTCAATACAAGAAGAAGAACGGCTCACACAGGAAGGAACGCAGCATCCAGTGGATGGGGAGGAGTTGCAACAAGAAGAGGATGAGTCGGAGCTATCTCAGGGCATGACCGACTTAGGGAAAGTGGCAG ACTCCCCAGTGGATTCAGAAGCGGGGGAGGAGAGGCTTGAGACgaagggagaggagggagaggaggtgaGGAGGCGAAGGCCTCTTCTTGCAGCTCTGGAGCGGATCGGAaggacagaggaggaagaggatgaagaggaagaattTCAAGTGCCACAGAGGGAGGAGGACAGCGGGTTATCACTGAACAAATGCATCCTGGGTGCTGTTATTCTATTAGGCCTCGGCACCATTTTTTTCTCAG GTGTCTTCATGGACCTGGATGATG AAAGTGACTATGGTGCAAGAGGGCTGAAGGATTCAGAGGCACCAGGAAAACAG GACTGGCTTAATCCAGACGTTCCTCCGCCTGCAGCAGATGCTGACAATACAGAGCTTCTAAACAAGTTAGCCGAAGGGAACCAGCACATCACTGAGCTACAAGCCCAGCTTCAG gcacAAAAAGAAGAGCTAAAAGTAGCCAAGGGACAGGCAGCAGAGGGAGCAAAGGAGCGACTGCAGTGGGAAGAGGTGGAGAAGGAAAACAGTAGGTTGAAGAAAATGATGGCATCTCTCCCTGTCCTTCAGAAAGAGAACGAGAGGATGAAGAGAGAGCTGGAGTCTGTCCCGGCCCTACAGAAAGAACTAGAAAGACTGACGTCCACTGTGACTGAATTAAAACTCTCCTCAG CAGCTGAAGCGCCTGTAAAGGCTGCTAcatctccctctagtggccagaTAGAACATAGCAGGCACAGCACAGCTGACCCTGCAGAAAAGCAGGCCAGGAAACCATGGAATGAGCAAAAGGAAGGGAAGAAGAAGGATTGGAAGAAGGATAAATATGACATGGGTGAGAAGAAAGAGTGGAGAGAGGGAGAAAATCTGAATGGAAAGGAGAGA AAGGCACGCAAAGATGGAAGTAAAGCGGAGGGCAAAGAGAAGGAATGGAAAAAGGGAAAAACCGAGCAAGGAAGGTTTGACAAGGAGAAGGAAGGTAAGCAGAAGAAGCACAGTGAAGAGCCAAAACaatggaaaggaaaggaaaaagaatGGAAGAAAGATAAGGCTAGCAGAGGTGATGAAGGAAAGCCTTGGAAGGACAGGGAAGGGAAGAACGAGAGGATGGAGAAGAGTGAAAAAGACTGGAAAAAGTCAAAGCATGACAAATTAAATGAGGGTAAGGAATGGAGggataaagagcagaggaaagAGTGGAAATCAGGAAAGGACCATGGAGAGTGGCAGAAGAGCAAAGACGAGTGGAGGGGAGAGAAGGAGTGGAAGAAAGCAAAAGATGGTTTCAAGGACAGTGGCAAagagaaatatgagaaaaaagatcagaaggagaaaggagagaaaaaagaatGGAAGAAAGATGGTGACTGGAAGAGTAAGAATGGCAAAGATAACAGCAAAGAATGGAAAGGACAGGGTGAAAGGAAACATGAAAGCAAAAATCATGACAAGGAATGGAAGGAAAAGGATGAGAGGAGGCAGTGGAGCAGTGAGAGTAAAACTGGGAAAGATGAGAAGGAATGGAAAAGGAAAGATGAGAGGAAACAGAGGGGAAACGACAAACGGCTTGGTGAGGAAGGATGGAAAGAGAAAAAGCACAATGCagaatggaaaaaagacaaatcaAGCTTCCGGAAACACACAGAGGAGCTCAAAAACAGTGGGGATCATGACCATCATGACCACGATGAAGAGCATCTGTGGGGGGAGAGGAAACCCCCTCACAGCCACCGTCGACCCTCCCCAAACCAGCCCGAGTACTGGGTCCATAAGAGGGACCGCCTCCAGCACAGCACCAGACCCCAGCAGACTTGCGCTTCCACGGAGGCCTGCGCCCAGGCTGACAGGGTCCGACTGGTCCACTTAACTGAGTTCCAGACCACCCTCCAAACCTACCTCTCCAAAGCAGAGGAGGCGGGGGTCGACTCCTCCACAACAGACGAGCTCAGAAGGCTGGCCGCAGAGTTTTTCAAAGATGGACTCTTTGTTCACGACCAGATGAGCTTTCAAGATTATGTTGAAGATATAGGAGACATTCTGGAAGACATGGTGGAGGAGAATGAGAATGAGGAAGAAGAGGATAGCGCTATTGAGGATGAAATGGAGGGCTTTGAATTAGAGGTGATGCAGAAGTTTTCAGTGCCAGGAGCTGGAGAGGAAGAGAAAATCAAAGGAGAGTGGAGGAAGGAGAGTGTACGAGGACGAGGCTGA